A region from the Aegilops tauschii subsp. strangulata cultivar AL8/78 chromosome 5, Aet v6.0, whole genome shotgun sequence genome encodes:
- the LOC109782625 gene encoding uncharacterized protein has product MDWVQGGESMAPALAAPGISPAADCRSNQAAGDPSSAVRPIDGGLSGSDLSWRPAIQDIARVPDETSFSNAHIGLVTPPATLKGANACTYSSYFNPDVRDDDSGNVIVVPGWKKRNVGANGPDTRTPPSTKTAIERRLLEMNDRRGSEIFEPVVGTDFDSCQEAYDFYNLYSWEHGFGIRCGRSRVNTNKYKLMHELVCQCAGKNDKENPSSCKIDCKAMVRLLRTKDHGWYVSMFVKEHNHRLSVGYDAKL; this is encoded by the exons ATGGATTGGGTGCAAGGAGGCGAGTCAATGGCGCCGGCGCTCGCCGCACCGGGAATCTCCCCGGCGGCCGACTGCAG ATCCAACCAAGCCGCCGGCGACCCGTCCTCCGCAGTCAGGCCGATCGATGGAGGGTTGTCGGGGTCGGATCTATCGTGGCGTCCAGCCATCCAGGATATCGCGCGAGTCCCAGACGAAACGTCATTCTCCAA TGCGCACATAGGGCTAGTAACGCCTCCGGCCACACTGAAGGGCGCGAATGCATGCACCTACAGCTCATATTTTAATCCAGATGTACGTGATGATGATTCTGGAAACGTTATAGTTGTGCCTGGATGGAAGAAACG GAATGTTGGGGCTAATGGCCCTGACACGAGGACACCTCCGTCCACAAAGACGGCCATCGAGCGACGTCTGCTCGAAATGAATGATCGTAGAGGCAGTGAAATCTTCGAACCAGTGGTCGGAACCGACTTCGACTCATGTCAAGAAGCATATGATTTCTACAATTTGTATTCGTGGGAGCACGGATTCGGCATTCGGTGTGGCAGAAGCAGAGTTAACACAAACAAATACAAGTTGATGCACGAACTTGTTTGTCAATGCGCG GGCAAGAATGACAAAGAAAACCCGTCATCATGCAAGATCGATTGCAAGGCCATGGTGAGATTGCTGCGTACCAAGGATCATGGATGGTACGTCAGTATGTTTGTCAAGGAGCACAACCATCGTTTGTCGGTTGGATACGATGCAAAACTCTAG
- the LOC109782623 gene encoding uncharacterized protein: MDSDASSDEEYGPTELDQMIQDKFFDSSDSNKEVNMIMLMSMQEEIDWQVEHILNFKGSIKGRRVINQDRVSGAKLLHNDYFAPTPAFPNDPWFRRCFRMRKSLFLCIMEGVEAHDDYFKLRRDCYGQLSFSGKQKRTSALRMLALGTAADTVGEMVRMGESTCLKTTIKFYLALVEVFGPEYLREPNARDTEKLLAIGEASGFPGMFGSIDCMDWQ, from the coding sequence ATGGATTCCGATGCATCGTCGGACGAGGAGTATGGCCCGACGGAGCTTGACCAAATGATTCAAGATAAGTTCTTCGATTCGTCGGATTCGAACAAAGAAGTGAACATGATCATGCTCATGAGCATGCAAGAGGAAATAGACTGGCAAGTCGAGCATATTCTCAACTTCAAGGGCTCAATCAAAGGGAGAAGAGTGATCAACCAGGACAGAGTGTCCGGAGCAAAGCTACTGCACAATGACTACTTTGCTCCCACACCTGCTTTTCCGAATGATCCATGGTTTCGTCGCTGTTTTCGCATGCGGAAATCATTATTTCTGTGCATTATGGAGGGAGTGGAGGCACACGACGACTACTTCAAGCTGAGACGGGATTGCTATGGCCAACTCTCTTTCTCGGGCAAGCAGAAGCGCACGTCTGCTCTAAGGATGCTTGCACTTGGTACTGCTGCAGACACCGTTGGTGAGATGGTCAGGATGGGAGAGAGCACGTGCCTCAAGACTACTATCAAATTTTATCTTGCCCTGGTTGAGGTGTTTGGACCGGAGTATCTCAGAGAACCAAATGCGCGGGACACGGAAAAGTTGTTGGCTATTGGAGAGGCAAGCGGTTTTCCAGGAATGTTCGGATCAATTGATTGCATGGATTGGCAATGA
- the LOC109782622 gene encoding uncharacterized protein, producing the protein MSGSHNDINVLQRSPVFRRLCNGESPSCNYTINGRDYNMGYYLADGIYPQWAGFVKTIAEPRGNKQSHFATMQEAARKDVERAFGVLQARWEIVRSAAMMWESETLWQLMTCCVILHNMIAEDEGDGMHQNLRNQQVHAQLLDDLVEHMSIHNGNQGANA; encoded by the exons ATGTCCGGTTCTCACAACGACATCAACGTGCTTCAACGGTCGCCGGTGTTCAGGAGGCTTTGCAATGGGGAATCACCGTCGTGCAACTACACCATCAACGGCCGGGACTACAACATGGGGTACTATCTTGCCgatggtatctatcctcagtgggcGGGATTTGTGAAGACCATAGCCGAGCCGCGTGGCAATAAACAGAGCCACTTTGCAACAATGCAGGAAGCGGCTAGGAAGGACGTGGAGAGGGCATTTGGTGTGCTTCAGGCTCGTTGGGAAATTGTGCGGAGCGCTGCAATGATGTGGGAATCAGAAACTTTGTGGCAGCTGATGACATGTTGTGTTATTCTGCACAATATGATTGCCGAGGATGAGGGTGATGGT ATGCATCAGAATCTTCGAAATCAGCAGGTGCACGCACAACTACTCGATGATCTTGTGGAGCATATGTCGATCCATAATGGCAACCAAGGAGCCAATGCTTGA
- the LOC109782626 gene encoding blue copper protein, with amino-acid sequence MKGVRGMAVVMALALAGMVASSSAAVYQVGGSSGWTILGNVNYADWAGKQTFKVGDVIEFKYPQGIHNVLEVNKADYSSCTNSTPIATHTSGDDKVTIKSPGHRFFICGVPGHCAAGQKLNVRVLKTQKARSSAPSPSPSPSATAPAPAAASPRAGDTSESSASTPPAAATSSDGGATTTAPAPNSNGAGVVRAGYAVALAMAASMAMLQ; translated from the exons atgaagGGCGTGAGGGGCATGGCCGTGGTGATGGCTCTGGCGTTGGCCGGCATGGTGgcgagctcgtcggcggcggTCTACCAGGTCGGCGGCTCCTCCGGGTGGACCATCCTCGGCAACGTCAACTACGCCGACTGGGCTGGGAAGCAGACCTTCAAAGTGGGGGACGTCATCG AGTTCAAGTACCCGCAGGGCATCCACAACGTGCTGGAGGTGAACAAGGCGGACTACAGCAGCTGCACCAACTCGACGCCCATCGCCACGCACACCTCCGGCGACGACAAGGTCACCATCAAGAGCCCCGGCCACCGCTTCTTCATCTGCGGCGTGCCGGGCCACTGCGCCGCCGGCCAGAAGCTCAACGTCCGCGTGCTCAAGACACAGAAGGCCCGCTCCTCggccccgtccccgtccccgtcgccctccgccaccgcgccggcgccggccgcggCGTCCCCGCGCGCCGGAGACACCAGCGAGAGCAGCGCCTCGACCCCGCCCGCCGCGGCGACTTCGTCTGACGGAGGGGCAACGACGACCGCGCCCGCGCCGAATTCCAACGGCGCCGGCGTCGTCCGCGCGGGCTATGCCGTGGCATTGGCCATGGCCGCGTCCATGGCGATGCTACAGTAG